Proteins encoded in a region of the Diospyros lotus cultivar Yz01 chromosome 9, ASM1463336v1, whole genome shotgun sequence genome:
- the LOC127809313 gene encoding uncharacterized protein LOC127809313, which produces MAFGKSGGHFLGIFKGLQDLIEDEGTPYETGQRLGRRNLSTDDSIWEFSGYMVMVNTRRTRNCRQGNEVREERTEAPQGSQPHERNQEYGDRMTRVERILENMVVVMQETRPTQPTGHINPRSPDISDRFQRLNPPIFRGKAGADPCESEYWVEQIEKIFDFIGCDEEDKVSCATFQLRDEADQWWKTMQRALRSPEGQGEPNVSWARFKELFNAKYFPLCKKMEKSREFMNLRQTEGMSVAQYEDRFTRLIKYMPIYNLDEEAKAQKFLGGLKMEIQQALSFVGPRTYAEVVFQAQTVESNHERMNSLRNESQNPTDRKFDRGSNLGPRGKNFKKKENCPKCQKSHSGKPCKIETPKCYNCGANDHMIRECTKGRVCYNCQRPGHVSKDCPQGKGPGQQGANKGSQGFRQGRVFNLSKEDVTLNPAVIQGTMIFLNTSVQVLVDPGSTHSFISHALTRCLELELEELSYPMVIATPLNKEMETRLGYKDGKISFGNGEWAIELISLDIQDFDLILGMDFLSKYNAKVDCRRKVVSLQDECGTWVKFRGQDSIGEIKRITVLKAIRMMENGAYGYLACVEGVENKKWELGDIPVVKEFPQVFPEDLPGLPPHREIEFAIKVVPGYYL; this is translated from the exons ATGGCTTTTGGAAAATCAGGCGGCCATTTTTTGGGGATTTTCAAGGGATTGCAGGATCTAATTGAGGATGAAG GGACACCATATGAAACTGGGCAAAGGTTGGGTAGGCGCAACTTAAGTACTGATGATAGCATTTGGGAATTTTCCGGATACATGGTG atggtgaacacCCGTCGGACCCGGAACTGTAGGCAAGGAAATGAAGTTCGGGAGGAAAGGACAGAGGCACCCCAGGGTAGCCAACCGCATGAGAGGAATCAAGAATATGGAGATCGGATGACCCGAGTCGAGCGGATTCTTGAGAACATGGTTGTCGTCATGCAAGAGACACGACCTACACAGCCAACGGGGCATATCAATCCCCGAAGTCCAGATATCAGCGACCGATTTCAGCGACTGAATCCACCCATTTTTCGAGGGAAAGCAGGAGCCGATCCTTGCGAAAGCGAGTATTGGGTGGAACAAATCGAGAAAATCTTTGACTTCATTGGCTGTGATGAGGAGGATAAGGTTAGTTGTGCCACTTTCCAACTTCGAGACGAGGCAGATCAATGGTGGAAGACGATGCAGAGGGCCTTACGAAGTCCTGAAGGGCAAGGTGAGCCAAATGTTTCGTGGGCACGATTTAAGGAACTTTTCAATGCTAAGTACTTTCCTCTGTGcaagaagatggagaaaagcCGAGAGTTCATGAACCTGCGACAGACCGAGGGCATGTCAGTTGCCCAGTATGAAGATAGGTTCACACGTCTCATTAAGTATATGCCTATCTATAATTTGGACGAGGAGGCCAAGGCTCAAAAATTCCTGGGAGGATTGAAAATGGAAATTCAACAAGCCTTGAGTTTTGTCGGGCCACGCACATATGCAGAAGTAGTCTTTCAAGCCCAGACTGTGGAGAGTAATCATGAGAGGATGAACTCCTTGAGAAATGAATCCCAAAACCCAACAGACAGGAAGTTTGATAGAGGGTCTAACTTAGGACCTCGagggaaaaatttcaagaaaaaagagaattgCCCTAAATGTCAGAAGTCACATTCAGGGAAGCCATGCAAGATAGAGACCCCAAAGTGCTATAATTGCGGAGCTAATGACCACATGATCCGTGAATGTACGAAGGGACGGGTGTGCTACAATTGTCAACGACCCGGCCATGTTTCCAAGGATTGTCCGCAAGGGAAGGGACCAGGTCAGCAGGGAGCAAATAAAGGGAGCCAAGGATTTCGCCAAGGTCGCGTATTCAACCTGTCAAAGGAAGATGTGACCTTAAATCCAGCAGTAATTCAAGGTACGATGATCTTTCTTAATACCTCGGTACAAGTACTGGTAGATCCTGGATCCACGCATTCATTCATATCTCATGCATTGACACGATGCTTAGAATTGGAGTTGGAAGAACTTAGTTACCCCATGGTGATAGCCACTCCTTTAAATAAAGAGATGGAAACCCGTTTGGGTTATAAGGATGGGAAGATTTCATTTGGAAATGGTGAGTGGGCAATTGAGCTTATATCCCTGGACATACAAGATTTTGATCtaatcttagggatggattTCCTATCTAAATACAATGCCAAAGTGGATTGTCGTAGAAAGGTAGTAAGCTTACAAGACGAGTGTGGAACTTGGGTGAAATTTCGAGGTCAGGATAGTATTGGGGAAATCAAGCGAATAACTGTGCTTAAGGCCAttagaatgatggaaaatggtGCTTATGGGTATCTAGCTTGTGTCGAAGGGGTTGAGAATAAGAAATGGGAATTAGGTGACATACCTGTGGTAAaggaatttcctcaagtttttCCAGAGGACCTACCAGGATTACCCCCTCATCGGGAAATTGAATTTGCTATAAAAGTTGTACCTGGG tattatttgtaa